acacacacaccccttgatGGACCAGTTGTCTGGGCAGGGAGACGGGCCAAAGGCTTCAGGCCAGCCTGGGGGCCCATCTGTGCAGAGGCTGTGACCCAGCAAATCCTGGGCGGGTGGACAGTAGTTAGAGCACTCAGTACCTGCTGGGGACTTAGTGCACAAGTGTGTCCCTTTGATCTTTACAACCCTGAGGCGTAGGAATTGCACTGTTcggatgaggaaactaaggttcagagaagcTCAGTGACTCATCTCCTTTTCTTATAGCAAAGGAACTGTTAACATAGAAAAACACCTGGTTTAAAGTCATAATTATTAGACATGCTATTTAATTTAACAATGTAGCCAAAGTATTTTCCCATGATACTGCAGCCTTCAAACTGTTTAAAGCACATTATTATAGCTTTAAGTGGATGGACTTGAATGGTCTTCACATTTCAGCTTGAGCACATTCAAAGGGTGTTTCTCTTTGGGTGGGTTTGCCGTGCAGGGGTGCGGCCATATGCACTGCTGCTTGCAACCAAGCCAAACATGGTTTTGACCCGAGGCTCCAGGTTTCAGATTCTCCAAGGAAATTTAGGCAACCTTCCATTAAAGGGTGGTGGTGCCCAGGTTGCTGTCGCATTTCAGATAGGACACCTTTAAAGAGGAATTCTCAGGTAATTTTTTTCAAGACCTTTGCCCCTTCCACACACCCCTTGACACCTGCAGGCTCAAATCCCCTCAGCAGTGATAAGGGTTGCCAGTGAATTGAGAACCTGTTCATACCACCTGATGCAGGATTTCACGTCATTGCCATGCCAACCCTCACAGCGCTGTGGCCGACTGTCCCCAGCTCTGGTCTGATTCTAGTCGACTGAATGCTGAgcctttcttgctttctctccccaGTTATTACTGCCAAGGGTCATCTCAGAATGAAGGTTAACTTTCAGCCTGCCCTTCCTTAGCTTAAGGAAAGATTCACAGAGCTAAGCAGGCTTGGTGAGCTGTGTCTGAGGAATAGCAGCAGCGGTCTGATGAGTGGTCCTCACAGAGCAGCCAACCCATCACATCTCAGCCAGCCAGGGGACAGGATGTATCCTGGGCCTCCTGGCCCATGACTGGATCCCACATCTGAGTTTGGGGGTGGATGCCAGGACAGTAGCATTGTTCCTTCCGAGGCCGGGCCTGTATGCTGTAGCAGCCCTCTCCGCaggcacaggaagcagcagcctgcctgcctctcccttcaGCGTGGGCATATGCATGGGGTGCAGGTGGCTTGGTACAACTGCCCTGTCCTCAACTGCCCCTCAGGTGGTGTGATGACCAGCTGCCCTTGACTTGTATAGAAATCATATAAGCGGTGATGGAAGCATGTTTGACCCCCCCTCCCCTAAATCTGGAGAATGGGCCCTGGAAGGAGGGCCCTTCCTTCCTTTACTCATCTAGAGGACCAGAGGCCCTTGGTAACTAGCTTCCCAGGACCAGTGCCTCCTGCCTCCAGCCGCCCCTCGATGCTGGTCACAGCACCAGTCAGGAAAATGGTCTCAAACTTAAAGCCCATCAGTGCCAACCTGGGAGTCTTAGAAGGTGGGTGTGCCTACTGAACGTGCCCTTCTCGTTACTGTTCTCCAGCTAAGGAAGCTCAAGTTCAGAAAGGGAAATAGCTTCCTGACACGATCcagccagtgagtggcagaggcaggacgTGCGCGCCACCCTGTGCCTGCCGAGCTCATGTGTCTCCTATGGGGCACACTGCTTGCCAGCTCAGGTGCTCCACCCACCCCCCAGGGACCCCGTCCTTTTTCCGGGCTTCTGCTTCAGCCACCCAACTGTCTCACAGGCCCAAGGCGCCAGATAGAGCCAGCACAATAATGCAAAGTTACTTTTAATACGGAATACAAAAGTGGAAAAACCAGTCGAGGTAAAGTAAGAGGAGGTGGAGTGGGGCAGGCCTACTCCTTACTGCCAACTCCTCCACTTCCTGGTCCCTGTCTTGGAAGAAGGTAGGGTGAGGGGAGGTGAGTGGTGGCTGGACCTTATGTGTCCCCCCAGAACAGAGCAGGCTGAGGCCACCAATGCCAGGGAGCCCATGAAGGGAAGGCGCATGAGATGGGCATGGCTCGGAAGCGCAGAGCAGGTTCCCTGAGAGGCCAGGCTGTGGAGGCAACGCTCACACCACAGCGCAGCCCTCAGCTGGGAGGCCCAGGACCCGGACCACGTCTTCCCGGCCCATGGCAGCCAGGGCATGCTCTAGCACCCTGAGGGTAGCACCACTGCCTTCTTGGACAGCCCAGTCCCTCAGCAGGGTGTAGGCTGGCAGCTGGGCCCGGGCCATGGTCTCCACAGCCTCAGCCTGGTAGCCTAGGCGGCCCGCCAGGCCCTGCCAGCCCTTGTCAGGTTCTCCTGACACTTCCAGGAGACACTCCACTTCCTCTTGCTGCTGCCGAGGGAGATGAAGGTAAAGCCGGCAGCCAAGCTCAGGATGTGGCCCTAGGGTGGGAGATGGGAGGGGCAAATGAGGGTCAGATGGGCTGGGTGGTGAGGCAGAGCTAGGTCTAAAGGACTGTAGATCGGGGAAAGGGACTCACCCTGGCTGGGGGCACAGGACTCCAGACCGCTAGGAGAGTCCCGGAAGACGCTGCCATCTCCATGCATCTGATCCAGGGCCCCCAGTTCTGCAGTCCGAGCTTTGGCCAGCTGCTGTCGTTGTTGATGAGAGCGCCAGCTGTAGGGGAGCAGGGGGGACCTGCCAATATGCTCCAACCCTCactgagacagagagggaggtGGCTGGCAGTCCAGGCAGGGAGGGAGTGCTACAGGGCAGTGTCCAGGCCACCTACCACTTGAAGGCCACGTAGGCAAGCAGACCGAGGACCACGGTGGCCAGGAGAGCACAGTAGACAGGGATGATGCTGCTGCCCGAGGCCCCTGGAGGCTCAGGGGGAAACGGGGAGGAGGTATTGGGGGCCAGGGCTCCCACTGCCCCTATCCATGCTCcttccctgtccctgtcctgccCCCTCCAGGTCTTATctgtggaagaaagggaagacagGGTCAAGGGCAAGGAATCAAGGCTAGAGTCCCTGGGCAGCCTCACCTAGACTTTGCTGTCAACAGGTTTGAAACAATCAAGAGTCTCTACTATGTAGAGTCAAAAGCTCGTACCACGCATCGAGCGCTGACTGGCCAGTTTtcccaccctcatctcccacagccTCCCCTGTGCTCACCGATCTTGGACACCCCGCCCTTCCCAGAGGTATCCTCCCAGGCTTCCAGACGTCCGTTCTTGCTGTTCTACCTTCTCCTTCTGACAAACCAGCAGGATTCTCCTATTCTGGG
This Rhinolophus sinicus isolate RSC01 linkage group LG10, ASM3656204v1, whole genome shotgun sequence DNA region includes the following protein-coding sequences:
- the LOC109443518 gene encoding death domain-containing membrane protein NRADD isoform X2, coding for MLHNSSHREGTIHEDKTWRGQDRDREGAWIGAVGALAPNTSSPFPPEPPGASGSSIIPVYCALLATVVLGLLAYVAFKCWRSHQQRQQLAKARTAELGALDQMHGDGSVFRDSPSGLESCAPSQGPHPELGCRLYLHLPRQQQEEVECLLEVSGEPDKGWQGLAGRLGYQAEAVETMARAQLPAYTLLRDWAVQEGSGATLRVLEHALAAMGREDVVRVLGLPAEGCAVV
- the LOC109443518 gene encoding death domain-containing membrane protein NRADD isoform X1; translation: MDGLPPEVQPLGTLPAGRAMLHNSSHREGTIHEDKTWRGQDRDREGAWIGAVGALAPNTSSPFPPEPPGASGSSIIPVYCALLATVVLGLLAYVAFKCWRSHQQRQQLAKARTAELGALDQMHGDGSVFRDSPSGLESCAPSQGPHPELGCRLYLHLPRQQQEEVECLLEVSGEPDKGWQGLAGRLGYQAEAVETMARAQLPAYTLLRDWAVQEGSGATLRVLEHALAAMGREDVVRVLGLPAEGCAVV